A window from Salvia miltiorrhiza cultivar Shanhuang (shh) chromosome 2, IMPLAD_Smil_shh, whole genome shotgun sequence encodes these proteins:
- the LOC131011414 gene encoding GRAS family protein RAD1-like has protein sequence MNGWVAAVTHQDSAIRQFCAARMEEQEQGREWEHDDLGLHEIWSSLDFTNDTPPLDVDQFVDTFFNAEYYDNDHLQQQQLSNIDDDGRVYVEANTATMMNVAANVNGVDEGLQLVHLLLACAEAVGCRDAQLAHSILNQIWPCVNPWGDSLQRVSHCFAMGLKSRLSLLQNVNPNGSFSSNNIDASTITREERNEAFALLHKTTPYIAFGFVAANDAICQAAKGEESLHIIDLGMEHNLQWPSMVKTLSTRPEGPPKHVRITGVIGDLDAAELEGSMRILCKEAAAVGISLEYSFVREQVSASTLTREKLGMEEAAVFVNSVMQLHRHVRESRGSLKKILQSIKKLGPKVVTVVEQDANHNGPFFLGRFLESLHYYSAVFDSLDSSLPRGSGERMKIERWHLAEEICNVVACEGDDRVERHERADQWRRQLGRAGFQVMRLKCLDEAKAVVSGYGCDGYTVACEKGCLQLGWKGRPIMLASAWHLNNLPSSSSSSNLI, from the coding sequence ATGAACGGATGGGTCGCGGCCGTCACACACCAAGACTCCGCCATCCGTCAGTTCTGCGCCGCGCGCATGGAGGAGCAAGAACAAGGCAGAGAATGGGAGCACGACGACCTCGGCCTCCACGAGATATGGTCGTCTCTCGATTTCACCAACGACACGCCGCCACTCGATGTCGACCAATTCGTCGACACTTTCTTCAACGCCGAATACTACGACAACGATCACCTCCAACAACAACAACTTTCAAATATAGACGACGATGGTCGCGTATACGTGGAAGCAAACACCGCAACAATGATGAATGTCGCCGCCAACGTTAACGGCGTGGATGAGGGGCTTCAGCTAGTGCATTTGCTACTCGCGTGCGCCGAGGCAGTCGGCTGCAGAGACGCTCAACTCGCCCACTCCATACTCAACCAAATCTGGCCTTGCGTCAACCCATGGGGCGACTCGCTGCAGCGAGTCTCGCACTGCTTCGCCATGGGCTTGAAATCTAGGTTATCGCTTCTTCAAAATGTCAATCCAAACGGCTCCTTTTCTAGCAACAACATCGATGCATCCACGATCACGAGGGAGGAAAGGAATGAAGCTTTCGCCTTGCTTCACAAAACGACGCCGTACATCGCGTTCGGCTTCGTTGCCGCGAACGACGCCATATGCCAAGCGGCGAAGGGGGAGGAATCGCTGCACATCATCGATCTAGGAATGGAGCATAATCTCCAATGGCCGTCGATGGTGAAGACGCTGTCGACTCGACCCGAAGGCCCCCCTAAACACGTGCGCATCACCGGCGTGATCGGCGATTTGGACGCGGCGGAGCTAGAAGGCAGCATGAGGATACTATGCAAGGAAGCTGCAGCAGTCGGCATTTCTTTGGAGTATAGTTTTGTGAGGGAGCAAGTGTCGGCATCGACGCTCACTCGAGAAAAGCTCgggatggaggaggcggcggtgtTCGTGAACAGCGTAATGCAGCTGCACAGGCACGTGAGGGAGAGCAGAGGATCATTGAAGAAGATTCTCCAATCGATCAAGAAATTAGGTCCGAAGGTGGTGACGGTGGTGGAGCAGGACGCTAACCACAACGGGCCTTTTTTTCTGGGGAGATTCTTGGAGTCGCTGCACTACTACTCCGCCGTGTTCGACTCGCTAGATTCGAGCCTGCCGAGGGGAAGCGGCGAGCGAATGAAGATAGAGAGGTGGCATCTGGCGGAGGAGATCTGCAACGTGGTGGCGTGCGAGGGGGACGATCGGGTGGAGCGGCATGAGAGGGCGGATCAGTGGCGGCGGCAGTTGGGGCGGGCGGGGTTTCAGGTGATGAGGTTGAAATGTTTGGATGAAGCCAAGGCGGTGGTGAGTGGGTATGGGTGTGATGGGTACACGGTGGCGTGTGAGAAGGGCTGCCTTCAGCTTGGCTGGAAAGGGAGGCCAATCATGCTGGCTTCCGCCTGGCACCTAAACAATctgccttcttcttcttcttcttcaaatttaatttga